TACAATCCTTATTGTGGTGCCTGGGCTTGTCCTCAGAAAGCAAAATGCAAGTGCTAATTTTTCACTATGAAGAGATAATGCCAACTCCTTTCCTTCCTCATCCAAATCAAGCAATACCTCATTGGTGTTACGTATATAACCATGCTTCTCCAGCCTCTTCATAATCTCATCAATcattctatatatattttgtgtttCTGGATGAGAATCCTCCCCTGCAGAAAACTCATGAAGAACACCATCTATCTCAACCAAACTACACCCTGGAACTTTCTTAACGCCCCTCAGCTCCATAACATCTCTCAGATGCCTCACTTCCCTCCACTTTCCCATCTTTGCATACACATTAGAAAGAAGCACATAGGCACCACTGTTTTTAGGGTCCAACTCAATGAGTTTCTTTATTGAAATCTCACATGTTTCAATGTCACCATGCATCCTAGCACCACTAAGCAAAGCACCCCATATCATCACATCAGGTTCCATAGGTATTGATTTCACAATATCCCAAGCATCTCCAATTCGACCGGCTCTACTGTATAGATCAACCATACAACCATAATGTTGTATCAAAGGACTAACACCATACTCTTCTTTCATCCTCTTGAAATATTGATTCCCTTCACTAACTAAACCTCCATGTACACAAGCACAAAGAACACCCACAAAAGTCACAGCATTTGGCCACACCCCATCATTTATCATCTTTTCAAAAAGTTCAATGCATTCCTTTGAAAGTCCATGCATGGCCAGAGCAGCAATGATAGCACTCCAAGCCATTACATCTTTTTCTTCAAGACCCATATTATAAAATATGCATTTTGCCCTTTCAATGTTCCCACATTTAGCATACATATCAATCAAAGCAGTCCCCAAAACAACGTCAATTTTCATCCCTGATTTGTCGATATAAGCATGAACCCATTTTCCATGTTGAAGAGCACCTAACTTCGCACAAGCTGATAGCACAGACGTCAATGTGAATTCATTGGGTCTAATTCTATGACCCTCCAAAACCTGCAAATTCCGAAACAAGGAAAGTGCAGCTTTGTACTCGCCGCAACTTACATAACCATGAATCATGCAGCTCCAAGATATCACATTCCTTTGAGGCATATGATCAAACAGTTTCCTCGCCACGTGAATCATACCCACCTTTGCATTTGCGTGGATGATAGCATTCCAAGATGATACGTCTGGTTGGGGAATTTCATCGAACACTCGGTGTGCGAAGGGGACACTACCACATGAAGAGTACATGTTAATGAGGGAGGTTTGAACAAAAGGATCATCGGAGAGACCAAGTAGGAAGATTTGGACATGGAGTTGGAGAGCTAGAGAGAGATGAGAAGGGTTATTGAGGGATTGGAGAAGGAAAGGGAAGGTGTGAAGATCTGGAGTTACGGCATGGAAGCGCATACGAAGGTAGAGGGAGAGTGGGGAATGATGAGCAAGTTTGGGTTTGAATTTGACTCGAAATCGAATGAGGTTGTTCCAGACAAAGGATTCTACGTTGGGGTGGAAAAGATGAAGACTCGGGTGTGTAGATGATATTGCCTTCGTCAAACCTCGCATTGGTGGTAATGCTGCCAAAATATAATTAGTTCAAATTTTTGTTACTACGGTCATTTGAAGGGGATTCAGTATTATGTATGCAGCAAACAGAGCATCATATGCCATCAACTTGATGACCATGCATTTTCAACACTCTAATTTTTTGCATTTCTCTCTACACATATCTCGACACCCACCATCTACAATCTAATTGCGTTCTGATTCCAACTTTGCCCGTTAGACCAGGACATGGAAGCAAAAACTTTATAAATGAAAACGCAAGCATTTTTTGCGTTTATTGCCTTCGTGCTCATTAGAGAATACAAACATCATCTTTGCCATCAACTACACACCCCACGCTGCTAGTGAATTCcaaattaattagaaaaaagTAAGCCTCCAAGATATTTTGATTTCGGCTCCTCattcttttgattttattttgtttggtttCTCCATTATGGCAATTATTCAAACTCGGACATTTTATGTGGCAGTGTTATCGAATGACATTATCTATTCTCAGGCTATAAACAAAGGTCAGGTGAGTTTCCTCTTTATACCGTCTTCAGGAACGGGTTCCTCCATATTCCTCTTTTTCAACCAATGATCATGTTTCGAAAAATATGTTGAATCTCATCTAATGATGAAAAAGGCGGATTGTAGAATGCGAATGGCAATGAATAGAACTTGCAGTATGAAAATAATAGCTGGAGAACCCTTTAAGGAGTGTTTGGTTGGAGGAATTTGGAGAGGAAGATTTTTAAGTTTGCATTTGATTCTAATTTTGAAAGGGAACAAAGTCCCTCTTTTAATGTGTTCTCCCTCCATTAGGGTGGAGGATTGGCGGAGAGAAGAGTGtccattataaatataaattataaaacaatttaaaatttcttcCCTACCATTGAACTAACATGTCTCTATTTTTCACCCCCACCTTCCCTCCCCTTAAACCCCCTTAAAGATGCCAAATTTTTGCCTCTCAATTTTTGAGTTTTAGTTTTATAGATTTGGCTATAAGATAAGCCCATAAAAGCTTTTTCCCAATGCCCCCCAAATTCTACTAAGGATTATTATCATCCAAATGATGGGACAGTAAATGTATGCTCCAAAGGTGACAGTTAAATTTAACATTCCAGCATATAAATAACTGCATCTGAATTTTTATGGCAAAATCTCCAATGATAATAACTATAAAACTTGCTGCGGGAAATAAATGGTACCAAATTAAAGACACAAATTCTTACACAACCAGTAAAAAGTTGACAAAAACAATCGACAAAAGAGATTCCAAAACAATTACACCTAACGGATAATGCATCAAGGCACAGAACAAGTTCTTCAGTCTTCCTCTTCACCCTCATTCTCAGCAATGTTGAAGTATCTCAACTCATAGACATTGCGGTCCTTGTTGGAGGCAATCACACGAAGCCAATCCCTCACATTGTGCTTTTTCAAGTACTTCTTGGTTAAGTACTTCAGATACCTGAGAAAAGGTAATGAATAGGACATAAATAATCACATGAAGGCAATTGAAACACCAAAGAAAAAGACTAAATTGCACAGAAAATAggaacaattaaaaaattgatttcaatGGAGATGCATAcagattcaaaaaaaaaataagtaatgtAAAAACAGCTAAACTGAGCTTAGACGACCATCAAGTTCAGTAACTGCACCAGAATCACATTAGTGTCAACTTGCAATAAAATAAATGGAATACTAGACAATGGTGGGCACTAGGAAATCCATGAACATGGCAATTAACACAAATCATACTCACTCAAAGTTACAAATGTCATAAGAATCTGAAGTTAGCAATCAGAATACACGCAAACATCACAAGCTAAGATTGGCTCTTAATGCATCTTTTCTATAACCCTCTCAAAACAGTTGATAAATAAGACAATTGAAGACCCtaatccaaattcccaaatAGTCATAGATTATTGTTATCTTTGCATGAGGATTTTGGAGGAGAGGGATGgacatattttcttttcttaaattGAGGAAACTATACAATATTTCTAAAACTAAATTGTGATTGAAATGTTATATGATAATCTACCACGATTctctttcaaatatttaaaaatctcCAATATACACCAAAATATTTGCTTAAACCCCAAAAAATCTGGATCCAAACATACCCTTACGCTAAAATCACGtaatataatttgttaaataaCGCTAATCGCAGTGCAAAATCCGAGTATTGGGGCAATAGATCTACTCTACTCCAAGTGTGAATATTTAACCTAACAGAGAAATAACATTAACTGATTGAATGACTAAATAcgagaacaacaacaacattagGCAGAGACGAAGAAGTTACCGTTTGGAGAAATTGCTATCGGAGGTAACGGTGATCTTGCTCTTTTCACGAGTAACTGTAACGGAATCACCGAGAGCACCAGCTTTACCACCAACCTTAATCCTCTCTTGAAGAAACTTCTCCAAGGAAGCAATGTCCATAATCTTATCCTCAACCGGCTTCGCACAATCGATGACGAAGCTTGTTCCCTTCTTCTTCCCCTTAGCTCCGCTCATTTTCGCACTCCTCTAGGATACAAACTAGGGTTTCCGTCGTCAAAAAACCTCTTTCAAgtttatatcattattattcaGCTATGTTTTAAGTATTTTGGGCCTTGcgtaaaaaaagtattttgggCCTTtcgtaaaaaaaagtattttgggCCTTAAATATGTTGGTATGAACCGAGGCCCAATAAAAGGCCCAGTTGTGCAAAATGCACGCACCAACAACTCTGTGCCTTGCTACCGGGACAAGAAGGAAATGGAAGATGAACTAGACGATGTCGTTCCATGCACATCACTCGCCGTTGAATCTACCCTTCGCGTCGGAACGGTAACGTCGTTTATCGTGGTTTTCGTTCTCATTAACCAACTTAAACACCGTTTGAAACTGTAAACTTTTCTTCAGGCTGGTGCAATTTGGGGATTGTGTACTGGTCCCTACGATGCTCATAGACAGGgtaaattaagttaaattaaattaaatttctataCAAATTGAGACTTGTTATATTGAAATTTCTAACTTGTAATCTTTGATTTCTGTTTACAGGTCTTACAGGCATTGCTCGAGCTTCTTTTGTGGTAAacgattttcttttttgtagtATTTTATTGAATTCAAATATTGATTCTAGGGTTTACTTTTATATGAGGTGAGGTGATGGTTTGATTTGGTTTGCGAAGTACAGGCAAACTCGGTTCGTGTGTTTGGGACTCAATGCGGTAATTCAACTGTGGataagataatattttgagaattATGTTTTGTAGAGTTAATGTTACTTGATTTTGGACTGTGCAATCATGTGTTGTAGAATTAACTTTGCTTGATTTTGAATTGTAGGACTTGTAGCTGGAGTTTTCAGCATTACACGCTGCGGAGTTAAGAAATACAGGAGACAGAATGATtgggttagttagttagttagttctctcttatttatctttagttTTCAACTAGCTTAGAAAGTAATGAGACACAATTCTATGAAATGTACTCTTTGGTGAACTCGTCCCAAAAGATTACTCCATTAGTTATGAAATTCTCAACATTTAGAAGCCTAGGTGAGTTGATGTGTTGTATGCAAGTGCCTGTAGtcattattttaacaattctgGATTAGTGGTGAAGTTTAGACTTTGTTCCTTAACCCTAAAATGGAATTTGCTTTTAACGATTTTATGCTATTCTTGCTTGGATTGATAAAGCCCTATAGGTTAAGGTTATAGGCACTGGGCGGTTATGTATAACAAAAGCTGTTAATTGGACTTTGGACATCTTGGTCATGTTACATAACTTCTTATTTGTCAACAAAGGAGGTATATCCACAGACAGGATGAAGTGAACTTGCTAGTCCAGAATTGTTAATGGACGAAGTATAACCATCATCACCTCACTTGTCCAGAATTGATAAAGATGATTCAACCCTAGAGTCAGTCCCGCCGGATCTGAAAAGGGGAAAGTATTGGCAAAGATTAACCTACTTGGGACACTTGGTGTAAGCAGATAACCCTACTTTAATATAGGATGTCACTGTAAGATTCTAGCATTGGGCACCATGAACCTTTGATTATAATGTTGGGAACATACAAATGTTGCTTGCCCATATTGTataaaaatgtcaatttttattAGCTTGCCTGACTTGCCATTAAGACTTGTAATACGTCCTCTGTAGGTAGAACCCGCTTCTAATagtattattttgaaatgagtTAACACTATATACTTTGGATTCCTGTTGTCTGACTAGATTTTTTTGCTCGGCAATGTCCTGCATGTGATCAATGGTTTGGACCAAATGATATGCTTAATGGAAGATAATATTGCACAGTTGTATTATTATGCTGGACAGCTAATTATTGTATTGTAGTTTTGATGCCAAGTTTGGCTTTGATTCAGAAAGCACCATTTTTTTATGGTACCTTGTACGTTTGTTGGAATAATTGTATGGCTTTgattcttttcttctttttttgctAAAAAAATACCCCCAACAGGTCAATGGTTTGATTGGAGGAGCTGTAGCAGGTGCAGCTGTTGCTGCTAGGTCACGAAGTTGGACGCAGGTGATTGGGATGGCCGGTTTGGTTTCTGCTTTTTGTGCTGCAGCTGACTATTCCAGAACATAAGGTGCATTTGTTAGAAACTATGACAGAAGGATATGAGACTCACAAGTGTCTTACATCAACGAGCAAAATTGTCTGCTATTTGGCAGTTTTCAACTATTGTATATTTTGTTGTCTACAACATGCGTTTGTATATACCATATTTGTTTAGACGATAGAGTAATTTCAGCCTGGTTCTTCCTACACAAAATTGTTCTTCCTTATACTTGAAGTAATAACAGTTTTTCatagtttgaaaattttattgacTTTGATATTTACGTCTAACATAGtgaacattttattattatcgtgttatcattattattagcATTATTTGTCTTAAAACCCTGACAATGTGAAAATAATACATTCCAACTGATTAGTTACCATAATGCAAATAAGCTAAACTATGCATAATTAGAGTTAAAGAAatgtttaaacaaaaattatttgaaatttatttaagcTTATCTCATAATATAAGTATTTATGACATATTGAGTATGATTGTGTGTTGCCtgtattttctttcttttttttttttttttttaaaaaaatcagagaTTTACTATTTCTAACATTTGAGTTAGCGACCTCTACATGCTTTGTGAAACTTGTATATTTGTTTCTCTACATTGGATATCAATCTGTatcatagaaaaataaaaaaatttgtcagATTTTGAGACCAGTAGTAAAATAAGAGTGGCAATACCACTGGGCCAAGCCTGGTTTATTATTGCATGTTTATATTCTgcatatataaaatatgattatctTGTGTTTTAATCGTGCAATAAtgattaacataattaatttaaattatttttgtacaatttaattattctgAATTAAATATCGTGATgatttatatgattttaatcttttttttttttttttttttttttattgtttgtttcctagaaaagagaaaagggaTAATAATAGTGTTTGTGTTTGTGGGAAGAAGACGAAAATAATGGTGTGGGACGTACGTAAGATCCACAACAAATGATGGAGATAAGGAATGGGCTGTGTTCAAAGAAAATGCTAACCTcattcattttctatttttagtaaaagaaatagaaagagaaaaatccaaATGATGCAAATTCTGAAATAAGTAAAACACCCTCACACGTCTTTTCTCTTTGGCACAGGACTAGGACCCACCCTCCTCCTTCTGACCCACCCCCATCTCTCTTCCTCCTTTTTCTATGTTCATTCATATAAGTGACTAGAAATCATAAAAAAGGCCTTTGCCCCTGTATGAAGATTTTCACCTCATCAAACCATCACCACCACAATCGCTTTATACTACTCTTCAAATCACCAAGGTCCAAATAttgaaaaaacattattaactAATAGCTCGTGTTTCATTAGTCCATCCACCAAACTCATGGAATTGAGGTTTGAATACCAAGAAGTAAATCTTACAAacctcttattttttttctttcacgtTCATTATTCTACATATTTTGTGTCATATATAGtttgttatattaattatggagattaatgtattatattaattaacatcAATCAGGGATACTGGAAGAACTCAAGGGGAATACAACTCTTCACCAGCAAGTGGTTACCTATTTCTTCTCCCAAGGCTCTTGTTTTCCTTTGCCACGGTTCAATTCTCTTTTCCCTCATTTACTCTCTTTATTCTATAAACATCTCTTACTTGGTATTGTGTATTAATAATTACTCCTTAACATTGTATTATTGATTGCTTGTTGTAGGCTATGGAATGGAATGCAGTACATTCATGAGAGGTAATTAACACATGCTCTTggatcacttttttttttctttctttctttctttcctttgccaactttttgtccattttttttcttgtaaattttACTTTCCACAAATTGTTACATGGTTCCTATATAACTTTCCTTGATGAATGATGGATAAAATCAACTGTAAAATGACAAATTTGTTCTCACCCATTAGGTAATTAATCACGTGATTTGATTTTCAACCAAAACttatatttcttcatcaaattaaaagagtgcatatgcaagaagaaagaaaaaaaattatatagtacACACAAAACGAAACCTACGAAATAGAAAACTCTCGTACGTAGTTTAATTTGTTGCTTTCTCTTCTGATTGTTTTTCACATGACAATGTCATTGCCTTgatcaaacaaaacgatggtatTGGCATGTAGTTAATTAATTTCATGTCATATAGATTTAGTGCAAGAGTGAAATCGTCGAATAGGTAAAATGTGTAGCTCAATCAATCTTAATTTGAAGAGTACTAGTACCATGGATGATGGATCCACCACATAACCCTACATCTTGCAGGCTAAGCTAGCCATGTTTAGCATCACAGTCATAACTTCTTTATCACTTCAAtctttatatttgaaatttcaaaaaacttttCACTCCTAGCGTGAGAAGATTATCATGTCCTCAAAATAATAGTATTATGGAGATTGCATAATTAAATCACGAGTGAATCACAAAGCAAAAGGAAACAATTTTATTAGCCGCCTAACTGCTTTTTTCACCACACACCGactgatttttttcttctcaattctTCTTAAATGCTAATTTCATTGTGATATTGGCGACTCCGTTTTCTCGCTACATATAGTATTATTATTGGGAAAAAGACTTCAAATGAATACGTAAAGAGAAATATATATTGAATCGGGTCACCCACTATTTATATCTACGTTGCAAGCTATAATATTGGATGTGACACTAACAAAtatattggaaaaaaaatactcaaatgtgtttataaaaatacatatcCCATATGTTATatgttaattttgtaaaaataaattagatctAATATAAAAATCCAACAAATATGTTTAGTTTCTTTCAAGAGATAATAAGTATTTGGAGATTATTTGTGCAATTTTAACAAGTAGAACATGGAAAGAAAAAGTAGGTAGGTAGCAAGATCGGTGAGTCTGTTTTGCTATATGGCTGGCTGCCCATATCTTATCTCCTATATATACTGCCAATCTTGTCACCCAAAGACTACCTCGTTGAAAAGcctattttatcatatatcaTTGGGATTGGTGGGGTCGCCACACTATTCTATATTATCTATTTCTCAATGCTCATGATTCACACTTTTTCTGCCAATCTTTTCCTTCTTCATTACTCATTAAATTGCCAAATTCAGATGTTCTTGGCTCTACTATATTCAATTCCATTATTTTATGAGTTCAgatcttcttcatttttaaaGAATATCTCCATTATTATAATTCTAGTATATTAATGTCACATATTTTAAAGACGTGCTCAAAAACTATAATTCTGGTATGTTAATagcatatattttaaaagtactTGTAAATAATAAATTCTATCATAATTAATACGTACAATTATGAAGTTTTaggttcaaatttaaaattaaatgttcaacctaacaatatcaatatttattagtTGAGTCAACATATTTTGTCATAATCTTGTATCATCGTCAAgatgtaataaataaaataatgaaaacaattttgtttgatttaattttaaaatttaattaacttatttatattaataatcgTATTTTTCGAAGAAATAatacttaaaaagaaaaataatatatcaatccACTTCTCTGTCACATTGTATGGGCTCAACATATTCTTCTTACTTTTTGAAAAGAATAtcctattaattattatttttgttttcttgtatacataactaaaaaaattaaaactaaaacattGGAGAGAAGCTTTTTcgtttttatattaatgtcttcataaatattatatttcacattttttatatacaaaatacacttatttatttatttttttctattttattttctctcaattttttttacattaacacgtttttgtttgagtttaatTACTTATCAAAGAGAGAAATACGCCTGAGAGAAGGATGGGAGAGATTGCGGTCCAAATCCAGTTGGTGCAGGCAAGAAATAATAACAAAAGTACTTTTTGTACGAGAGATCAAGTTACTATGTTATGTTagataacttaaaataaatattttattttacaattaaatcactgaatatttttattctatattaGTGTGCGGACAAAAACTCTTGTGTCTATTTGACCGTTGTTTTATTGCGCTATTCattgtataattttaattacaactttataagttataaatgtattttatatacTTATCAATAATGTAGTAGTAGCAACATTTAATTTCCTCACGACACGAGAGTTATCGCCTCTAGTGTTGAACAAATCCATGCAATCCTCAAGGCATTTGCAACCAATTTGGAGTCtgaaaagtaaaagtaaaagtaaaactGAACTTAATGATTTTGTTGATGGTGTAGAAATTGGAGAGAAGTTAGCATCTGTAGGCTATGCTGTGTTTGGGATGGACTATGAAGGACATGGACGCTCTGCAGGTGTTCGTTGTTACATAACCAAATTTGACAACATTGTTAACGACTGTTTCAACTTTTATAAGTCAATTTGCGGTAACGATACAACAATTTCTTGTTCCTCCTGCCTTCATATTCAACAATATCATCAGTGTTGAAAATTCAAACATTTTGGTATTTCAGAGCTCCAAGAGTACAAAGGAAAGGCCAAGTTTTTGTATGGAGAGTCAATGGGGGGAGCAGTGTCCCTACTGTTACATAAAAAGGATCCTTCATTTTGGGACGGTGCTGTTTTTGTAGCACCAATGTGTAAGGTAAGAAACAAACccctttttttttagtattcaAAACCTTACCTTTATCATAGCCCTGTTGAGTATAGCatgatttatttgttgttggcTCAAACAAAGTGTGACATGGTTCTGTGCAACTATATGATAGATATCAGAGAAGGTGAAGCCACATCCTGTTGTTGTTAGCGTATTGACTGGATTGGAAGAAATTATTCCTAGGTGGAAAATAGTTCCTACAAAGGATGTCATCGATTCAGCCTTCAAAGATCGTGCTAAACGGGAATCGGTGAGGTTTCATGtactttttttccttttatattATCGAATTTCGTTAACGTCAGAGTTGTCATAAGGCTACTAAAGTCTTCGTTTATGATCTCcaaacaaaaaatcattttaactTCTTTAACCCCTTTAACCCTTAACTCAAATCAATGGAGTAATCCGACACTTTTTGTTTTGCTAGTTAATTATGTGttttttgatgatgatgattgcAGATAAGGAAAAACAAGTTGATATATCAGGAAAAGCCAAGGTTAAAAACAGCATTGGAATTGCTGAGAACTAGTTTGAGTCTTGAAAGCTGCTTACACCAAGTGACACTACCGTTTATAGTGTTACATGGAGCGAATGATACAGTAACAGACCCAGAAGTAAGCAAGGCATTATATGATAGAGCTAGTAGTGTAGACAAGACCATGAAATTGTACCCTGGAATGTGGCATGGCTTAACATCCGGAGAGCCTGATGAAAATATTGAACTTGTGTTTGGAGACATCATAAGTTGGTTGGACAAGAGAGCTTCGAGCAAAGCACGTTTGGAGTCTTTTCTAACAATTCAAACTTACAACCATAGTGATAATCTTCATGAGTTTCAAGGACGCCGCTCATCACTGTAGAATTATAAAACCCACAATGGTGGGCGCTCTGAACCATGGCCATGGACTCATGGTCGTGTTGTTATGCATACAAAGCATTGCATTATACGGTGACCAACTTCAATACTACCTTGGTACATAATATAATGGAGTCCAAAATGTTACAGAAACTAAAGCAAAGTATTTA
The genomic region above belongs to Cicer arietinum cultivar CDC Frontier isolate Library 1 chromosome 4, Cicar.CDCFrontier_v2.0, whole genome shotgun sequence and contains:
- the LOC101490908 gene encoding pentatricopeptide repeat-containing protein At3g62890, translating into MRGLTKAISSTHPSLHLFHPNVESFVWNNLIRFRVKFKPKLAHHSPLSLYLRMRFHAVTPDLHTFPFLLQSLNNPSHLSLALQLHVQIFLLGLSDDPFVQTSLINMYSSCGSVPFAHRVFDEIPQPDVSSWNAIIHANAKVGMIHVARKLFDHMPQRNVISWSCMIHGYVSCGEYKAALSLFRNLQVLEGHRIRPNEFTLTSVLSACAKLGALQHGKWVHAYIDKSGMKIDVVLGTALIDMYAKCGNIERAKCIFYNMGLEEKDVMAWSAIIAALAMHGLSKECIELFEKMINDGVWPNAVTFVGVLCACVHGGLVSEGNQYFKRMKEEYGVSPLIQHYGCMVDLYSRAGRIGDAWDIVKSIPMEPDVMIWGALLSGARMHGDIETCEISIKKLIELDPKNSGAYVLLSNVYAKMGKWREVRHLRDVMELRGVKKVPGCSLVEIDGVLHEFSAGEDSHPETQNIYRMIDEIMKRLEKHGYIRNTNEVLLDLDEEGKELALSLHSEKLALAFCFLRTSPGTTIRIVKNLRICSDCHVVMKMVSREFKREIIVRDCNRFHHFKNGVCSCKDYW
- the LOC101492078 gene encoding outer envelope pore protein 16-4, chloroplastic, coding for MEDELDDVVPCTSLAVESTLRVGTAGAIWGLCTGPYDAHRQGLTGIARASFVANSVRVFGTQCGLVAGVFSITRCGVKKYRRQNDWVNGLIGGAVAGAAVAARSRSWTQVIGMAGLVSAFCAAADYSRT
- the LOC101491227 gene encoding large ribosomal subunit protein eL22z — translated: MSGAKGKKKGTSFVIDCAKPVEDKIMDIASLEKFLQERIKVGGKAGALGDSVTVTREKSKITVTSDSNFSKRYLKYLTKKYLKKHNVRDWLRVIASNKDRNVYELRYFNIAENEGEEED
- the LOC101491548 gene encoding caffeoylshikimate esterase-like isoform X1, giving the protein MELRFEYQEGYWKNSRGIQLFTSKWLPISSPKALVFLCHGYGMECSTFMREIGEKLASVGYAVFGMDYEGHGRSAGVRCYITKFDNIVNDCFNFYKSICELQEYKGKAKFLYGESMGGAVSLLLHKKDPSFWDGAVFVAPMCKISEKVKPHPVVVSVLTGLEEIIPRWKIVPTKDVIDSAFKDRAKRESIRKNKLIYQEKPRLKTALELLRTSLSLESCLHQVTLPFIVLHGANDTVTDPEVSKALYDRASSVDKTMKLYPGMWHGLTSGEPDENIELVFGDIISWLDKRASSKARLESFLTIQTYNHSDNLHEFQGRRSSL
- the LOC101491548 gene encoding caffeoylshikimate esterase-like isoform X2, which produces MECSTFMREIGEKLASVGYAVFGMDYEGHGRSAGVRCYITKFDNIVNDCFNFYKSICELQEYKGKAKFLYGESMGGAVSLLLHKKDPSFWDGAVFVAPMCKISEKVKPHPVVVSVLTGLEEIIPRWKIVPTKDVIDSAFKDRAKRESIRKNKLIYQEKPRLKTALELLRTSLSLESCLHQVTLPFIVLHGANDTVTDPEVSKALYDRASSVDKTMKLYPGMWHGLTSGEPDENIELVFGDIISWLDKRASSKARLESFLTIQTYNHSDNLHEFQGRRSSL